A single window of Gavia stellata isolate bGavSte3 chromosome 16, bGavSte3.hap2, whole genome shotgun sequence DNA harbors:
- the UBE2B gene encoding ubiquitin-conjugating enzyme E2 B isoform X3, producing MSTPARRRLMRDFKRLQEDPPVGVSGAPSENNIMQWNAVIFGPEGTPFEDVYADGSICLDILQNRWSPTYDVSSILTSIQSLLDEPNPNSPANSQAAQLYQENKREYEKRVSAIVEQSWNDS from the exons ATGTCCACCCCGGCGCGGCGCAGGCTGATGCGCGACTTCAAGAG ATTGCAAGAAGACCCTCCTGTGGGTGTCAGTGGTGCACCATCTGAGAATAATATAATGCAATGGAATGCAGTTATATTTGG GCCGGAAGGGACACCTTTTGAAGATG TGTATGCGGATGGTAGCATATGTTTAGATATTCTTCAGAATCGCTGGAGTCCAACATATGATGTTTCATCTATTTTAACTTCAATTCAG TCTCTGCTCGATGAACCTAATCCAAACAGTCCAGCAAACAGTCAGGCGGCACAACTCTATCAGGAGAACAAACGTGAATATGAGAAAAGAGTTTCAGCTATTGTCGAACAAAGTTGGAATGATTCGTAA
- the UBE2B gene encoding ubiquitin-conjugating enzyme E2 B isoform X1 — translation MSTPARRRLMRDFKRLQEDPPVGVSGAPSENNIMQWNAVIFGPEGTPFEDGTFKLVIEFSEEYPNKPPTVRFLSKMFHPNVYADGSICLDILQNRWSPTYDVSSILTSIQSLLDEPNPNSPANSQAAQLYQENKREYEKRVSAIVEQSWNDS, via the exons ATGTCCACCCCGGCGCGGCGCAGGCTGATGCGCGACTTCAAGAG ATTGCAAGAAGACCCTCCTGTGGGTGTCAGTGGTGCACCATCTGAGAATAATATAATGCAATGGAATGCAGTTATATTTGG GCCGGAAGGGACACCTTTTGAAGATG GTACTTTTAAACTAGTAATagaattttctgaagaataTCCAAATAAGCCTCCAACTGTTAGGTTTTTATCAAAAATGTTCCATCCAAATg TGTATGCGGATGGTAGCATATGTTTAGATATTCTTCAGAATCGCTGGAGTCCAACATATGATGTTTCATCTATTTTAACTTCAATTCAG TCTCTGCTCGATGAACCTAATCCAAACAGTCCAGCAAACAGTCAGGCGGCACAACTCTATCAGGAGAACAAACGTGAATATGAGAAAAGAGTTTCAGCTATTGTCGAACAAAGTTGGAATGATTCGTAA